The segment CTTGTCGGCCGGGGCCACTTGCTTGGTTTTGGCGGCAGGGCCGGCCGGTACCAGGCGCACGATCTTGACCTGGTCGTTGTCGCTTTGCAGCACCGCGCCGATGCCTTCGAGCGACAGGCTCATGTTGATGTCGAAGTTTTCTGCGTTGTCGGGCGACAGGTAGTTGGTGTGCGGGTCGTAGGACTGGGCGAAGGTGTTGATGTAGGCCTGGAAGATGTCTTCGGCACGGGTCTGGTCCAGGCGCGCCAGCTGGTTCTTGTAGCGCTTGATCAGGGTTTCCTGGATCTGCTTGGGGTCCTTGCCGGCGATCTTCTGGCGCAGCACCTCATCCTTGACGCGTTTGCGCCACAGTTCGTCGAGGGCGGCCTGGTCTTTCATCCACGGGGCGTCCTTGCGGTCGACCAGCAGGTCTTCCTTGACGCTGAAGTCGATCTTGTCGACGCCCTTGTTCAGCTCGGCCAGGGCGTAGTCCAGGCGCTGCTTCACGCGGTCAAGGTAGCGTTTGTAGATGGTGAAGCCGGGGTCGAGGTTGCCGCTTTTGAGAAAATCGTCGAACTGGGTCTTCCACTTGTCGAACTCGGCGATGTCGGCTGCGGTGAAGTAGCTGCGCGACGGGTCGAGCAGCTTGATGTAGCTGTCGTAGATGATGATCGAACGGGCGTCGTCCAACGGCGGCTTGCTGTAGTGGTGGCGCTTGAGCAACTCGACCACGTTCAGGCTGGCGACGATCTCGTCACGGTCTGGCTGCAGGCTGTCCCATTTGTTGGCGGCGGCCGCATTGCCACCGAGCGTGAGGCTGCCGAGCCCGATGACGAGGGCGAGGGCGGTACTGCTAGTGAAATGCTTCATGCTGATTCGACGTGGGGGCAATTGATCACGCATAGTAGGCCGTCTTTTCCGTTCGCCGGTTCCATGGAGCCGGGCAAATACTGCAAAAAGCCTGGGACATCGGATCCCAGGCTCAGTCATGTGAATCACTATGGAGGCACTGTGAAGGCATTGCAAGGCGTTGACGGACATGTGGCCTGGGTCGAAGCCGAACGCCCGGCCTGCGACGCAGGGCAGGTACGCATTCGAGTGGCCGCCGCGGGGCTGAACCGTGCGGACCTGCTGCAAATGAAGGGTTTGTACCCGCCACCGCCGGGTGCCAGCCCCTACATGGGCCTGGAGTGCGCGGGCGTGGTCGAGGAGGTGGGTGCTGGCGCCGACTGGCGCGTTGGCGACCGGGTTTGCGCGCTGTTGGCCAGCGGCGCCATGGCCGAAGAGGTAGTGGTCGATGCCCGCCATGTGCTGCCGGTGCCCGAGGGCCTGAGCCTGCACGAGGCGGCGGCGCTGCCCGAGGTGTATGCCACGGCCTGGCTGAATATCTTCCAGCTGGGTGGGGTGAAGGCCGGCGAAAAGGTGCTGGTGCATGCCGGTGCCAGCGGCGTTGGCTCGGCGGCCATCCAGCTGTGCAAGGCGTTCGGCAGCCCGGTGTGGGTCAGCGTCGGTTCCCAGGAGCGCCTGGCCTACTGTGAGGCGCTGGGCGCGGCCGGTGGTGTGGTGCGTAACGAGAACCTCGATGCGCTCAAGGCGCTGGGGCCGTTCGATGTGATCCTCGACCCGGTGGGCGCCGGCTACGGCCCGCTTAACCTCGAATTGCTGGCCCGTGACGGGCGCTGGGTGATCATCGGCCTGATGGGCGGGCGCAAGTTCGAGCTGGACCTGGCGGTGGTGATGGGCAAGCGCCTGCAGGTTACTGGCTCCACCCTGCGCAACCGTGACGATGGGTTCAAGGCTGAGCTTTTGCGTGACCTGAAGCAGCAGGTGTGGCCGCTGTTCAGTGAAGGGCGGTTGTCGGCGCAACTGGTCGACACTTACCCCGTCGAGTTTGCCCAGGCGGCGTATGCCGAGCTTGAGAGCAACCAGGTGTCGGGCAAGTTGGTGATGGTGATCGATTCGAGCCTGGCTTGAGATTGCCGGGGCCGCTTTGCGGCCCTTTCGCGGCACAAGGCCGCTCCTACAGGCAGACGCGATCCCCTGTAGGAGCGGCCTTGTGCCGCGAAAGGGGCGCAAAGCGCCCCCATGGCCCTCAAACCCAGTTCAAAACCGGCCAGCCATTAGTCTGGGCATGTTCACGCAGCACCGCATCCGGGTTTACCGCAAACGGGTGATCCACCTTCAGCAACAACGGCAAGTCATTGCGCGAGTCGGAATAGAAGCTCGCCCCCTCCAGGTTTTCCTGCTCCTGATCCAGCCATTCCAGCAAACGGGTGATCTTGCCTTCACGGTAGGTCAGCACGCCGTGGGTCTTGCCGGTGTACACCCCGTTCAGCGCCTCCAGCTCGATGGCCAGGTATTCGTCCACCCCCAGCCGCGCCGCGATCGGCCCCACCAGGTGGGTGCCGCTGGCCGAGATGATCAGGATGCGGTCGCCTTGCTTGCGGTGCTCGGCGATGCAGCGGCAGGCGTCGCCGAAGATGATCGGTTCGATCACGTCCTCAACCCAGGGCTCCACCAGGTGCTCGACCTCCTCGAGCGTGCGCCCGGCGATCGGCTCCAGGCTGAAGGCCATGTAGTCCTCCATCTGCAGGTGGCCCTTGCCGTAGGCTTCCATCAGCTCGTGGTCGCGCTTGAGGAAGCTTTTGCCGTCGACCCAGCCCAGCCGGGCCATCTGCTCGCTCCACAGCGACGCGCAGTCGCCGTGGATCAGGGTTTCGTCCAGATCGAAAATTGCCAGTGCCATGTGTTGATTCTCCTTAGGCCACTTCCCGTAGCGCCGTGGGGTCGATCGACAAGGATACCCGCTGGCCGTCGATGTGCAGGTCGGCCGCCGAGCGGTTGAGCACGTCCACCACCAGTTCCACGTCGCGCACCTGCACCCGGTAGCGGATCACGTTGCCGAGCAGGCTGTGGCTGCGCACCTCGGCGTTCAGTTCGCCGTTCAGCCCCAGGGTGATCGACTCCGGGCGGATCGCCAGGCGGCTGGCCACCGGGCGTTGCAGCAGGCGGCTGGCGCTGTCGGCGTCGAGCAGGTTGTAGTTGCCGATAAAACCCGCGGCGAACAGGTCGACCGGGGCGGTGTAGAGGGTTTCGGCATCGCCACTTTGCACGATGCGCCCCTGGTTCATCAGGACGATGCGGTCCGACATGGTCAGCGCCTCTTCCTGGTCGTGGGTGACGAAGATGGTGGTCAGCCCCAGCTCGCGCTGGATGGCGCGGATCTGTTCGCGCAGGTGCTTGCGAATGCGCGCATCCAGCGCCGACAGCGGCTCGTCCAGCAGCAGCAGGCGCGGGCGGGTGACCAGCGAGCGGGCCAGGGCCACGCGCTGGCACTGGCCACCGGACAACTGGTGCGGGTAGCGTGCGGCGAAGCTGGACAGCTCCACCAGCTCCAGCACTTCACGCACCCGCGCCTGGCTTTCGTCGCGCTTGACCTTCTGCATGCGCAGGCCGAAGGCGACGTTCTGCTCCACGGTCATGTTGGGGAACAGCGCGTAGCTCTGGAACACCATGCCGATGCCGCGTTTTTGCGGGCTTACCGGCACGATGTCCTGGCCGTCCAGCAGGATCTGCCCGGCGTCCACCGGGGTCAGCCCGGCGATGCAGCG is part of the Pseudomonas fakonensis genome and harbors:
- a CDS encoding NAD(P)H-quinone oxidoreductase codes for the protein MKALQGVDGHVAWVEAERPACDAGQVRIRVAAAGLNRADLLQMKGLYPPPPGASPYMGLECAGVVEEVGAGADWRVGDRVCALLASGAMAEEVVVDARHVLPVPEGLSLHEAAALPEVYATAWLNIFQLGGVKAGEKVLVHAGASGVGSAAIQLCKAFGSPVWVSVGSQERLAYCEALGAAGGVVRNENLDALKALGPFDVILDPVGAGYGPLNLELLARDGRWVIIGLMGGRKFELDLAVVMGKRLQVTGSTLRNRDDGFKAELLRDLKQQVWPLFSEGRLSAQLVDTYPVEFAQAAYAELESNQVSGKLVMVIDSSLA
- a CDS encoding HAD family hydrolase, coding for MALAIFDLDETLIHGDCASLWSEQMARLGWVDGKSFLKRDHELMEAYGKGHLQMEDYMAFSLEPIAGRTLEEVEHLVEPWVEDVIEPIIFGDACRCIAEHRKQGDRILIISASGTHLVGPIAARLGVDEYLAIELEALNGVYTGKTHGVLTYREGKITRLLEWLDQEQENLEGASFYSDSRNDLPLLLKVDHPFAVNPDAVLREHAQTNGWPVLNWV
- a CDS encoding ABC transporter ATP-binding protein, translating into MSFVSVQNLQKSYAGSPVFENIDCQIERGEFVTLLGPSGCGKSTLLRCIAGLTPVDAGQILLDGQDIVPVSPQKRGIGMVFQSYALFPNMTVEQNVAFGLRMQKVKRDESQARVREVLELVELSSFAARYPHQLSGGQCQRVALARSLVTRPRLLLLDEPLSALDARIRKHLREQIRAIQRELGLTTIFVTHDQEEALTMSDRIVLMNQGRIVQSGDAETLYTAPVDLFAAGFIGNYNLLDADSASRLLQRPVASRLAIRPESITLGLNGELNAEVRSHSLLGNVIRYRVQVRDVELVVDVLNRSAADLHIDGQRVSLSIDPTALREVA